One Halobaculum sp. CBA1158 DNA segment encodes these proteins:
- a CDS encoding PIN domain-containing protein has product MILDTCFLADLRDNDEVAAEKAAELEATGLPLRVPSIVVWELYFGVGAGSETVTNQREYERLIANKPVVSLGGQLARRAGVLMGTHRVSDTKPTLDPGDSIVAATGLKYNEPVVTTDRDFDSVDGLRIESY; this is encoded by the coding sequence ATGATACTTGATACGTGTTTCCTCGCTGACCTGCGTGACAACGACGAAGTCGCGGCGGAGAAAGCGGCGGAGTTGGAAGCGACGGGGTTGCCGCTTCGGGTCCCGTCAATCGTCGTCTGGGAACTGTATTTCGGGGTCGGGGCGGGTTCGGAGACGGTGACGAATCAGCGGGAGTACGAGCGGCTCATCGCGAACAAGCCCGTGGTGTCGCTCGGCGGACAACTCGCCCGTCGGGCAGGGGTGCTGATGGGAACACACCGTGTGAGCGACACGAAGCCGACCCTCGATCCGGGCGATTCGATCGTCGCGGCCACCGGGCTGAAATACAACGAACCGGTCGTCACCACCGATCGGGATTTCGACAGCGTCGACGGATTACGGATCGAATCCTACTGA
- the artA gene encoding archaeosortase A has product MASIYTDLLGWAVIATFLAGAAVEYVRRRPADGGALARLRRRLDGLAVAPDRALSTAGWGLFALFWLVLFPHFAFTQKSYVEGVLSLVAVPACLYAGWLLWTGRDSLRVLSRAVAVMGLVYLPFEMGLRATGSVEAIEPLSRALILTVTEQTGWAMSLFGYTPERTTGPILGYQNAYQFTTPEGHTLLFEVVLACTGLGSMAIFAGLIAAVRAPLGRKLRALAVSIPIIWLLNIVRTTFIGIAFGTQRLQVFVDEVLLLFGSSDPYMVSFFLSDRVISQVLAVVALVGVTYLVVRELPELVTVIEDVLYMITNEEYDLLESLDLPRDPVETDGGVSGGRDGTDRL; this is encoded by the coding sequence ATGGCGAGCATCTACACCGACCTGCTCGGGTGGGCGGTGATCGCGACGTTCCTCGCCGGTGCCGCCGTCGAGTACGTCCGTCGCCGCCCCGCCGACGGGGGCGCGCTCGCTCGACTCCGTCGCCGCCTCGACGGCCTCGCGGTCGCGCCCGACCGCGCGCTCTCGACGGCCGGCTGGGGGCTGTTCGCCCTCTTCTGGTTGGTGCTGTTCCCGCACTTCGCGTTCACGCAGAAGAGCTACGTCGAGGGCGTCCTCTCGCTGGTGGCCGTTCCCGCGTGTCTGTACGCCGGCTGGCTGCTGTGGACCGGTCGCGACTCGCTGCGGGTGCTCTCGCGTGCCGTCGCCGTGATGGGGCTGGTCTACCTCCCGTTCGAGATGGGCCTGCGCGCGACCGGCAGCGTCGAGGCGATCGAACCGCTCAGCCGCGCGCTGATCCTCACCGTCACCGAGCAGACCGGCTGGGCGATGAGCCTGTTCGGCTACACGCCTGAGCGGACGACCGGGCCGATCCTCGGCTATCAGAACGCCTACCAGTTCACCACGCCCGAGGGGCACACCCTCCTGTTCGAGGTCGTCCTCGCGTGTACCGGCCTCGGGAGCATGGCCATCTTCGCGGGGCTCATCGCCGCGGTGCGTGCGCCCCTGGGTCGGAAGCTCCGGGCGCTCGCGGTCTCCATCCCGATCATCTGGCTGCTCAACATCGTGCGTACCACCTTCATCGGGATCGCCTTCGGCACCCAGCGCCTCCAGGTGTTCGTCGACGAGGTGCTGTTGCTGTTCGGCTCCTCGGACCCGTACATGGTGTCCTTTTTCCTCTCCGACCGAGTCATCTCGCAGGTGCTCGCGGTCGTCGCGCTCGTCGGCGTCACCTACCTCGTCGTCCGCGAGCTCCCCGAGCTCGTCACCGTGATCGAGGACGTGCTGTACATGATCACGAACGAGGAGTACGACCTCCTGGAGTCGCTCGACCTGCCGAGGGATCCCGTCGAAACCGACGGCGGGGTGTCGGGCGGCCGCGACGGGACCGACCGGCTGTAG
- a CDS encoding PIN domain-containing protein: MATYTADAVSLLVYLVDALPAAADRVFAEAEAGETAVHAPSTALAEVLYAVAHDKDVRGVTLAGTPEDARRALVENGPVSVAPVDDAALVEYARIAEEFTIHDALVVASHRARDTDAILTTDGTVRDAGYRTLWA; encoded by the coding sequence GTGGCGACGTACACCGCCGACGCCGTCTCGCTGCTCGTCTATCTCGTCGACGCGCTTCCGGCGGCGGCCGACCGCGTGTTCGCCGAGGCCGAAGCCGGGGAAACGGCCGTACACGCGCCGAGTACGGCGCTCGCGGAGGTTCTGTACGCCGTCGCCCACGATAAGGATGTGCGGGGCGTCACGCTCGCGGGGACCCCCGAAGATGCTCGGCGAGCCCTCGTCGAGAACGGCCCCGTCTCTGTCGCGCCGGTCGACGACGCGGCGCTGGTCGAGTACGCCCGGATCGCAGAGGAGTTCACCATCCACGACGCGCTCGTCGTCGCGAGTCACCGAGCCCGAGACACGGACGCGATCCTCACGACCGACGGCACCGTTCGCGACGCCGGGTATCGGACGCTCTGGGCGTGA
- the dph5 gene encoding diphthine synthase — translation MLTFIGLGLWDERSVTVEGREALRAADRVFAEFYTSRLAGTTVADLESHHGVAIEVRDRDGVERDPEAILDAAAEEDVAFLTAGDTMISTTHADLRVRAAERGIETRVIHGVTAQSAASSLTGLQNYRFGKAVTLPFEYAHGAEGTPQSVIDGIEANRERGLHTLVYLDIKVAGSSPAGPAEGEPDEYMTADHAAEALARDWDSEAVGVAVARAGSPTPVVAADTLAALSEREFGDPLHMLVIPGDLHHLEAEALAELAGCPRDAFPATE, via the coding sequence ATGCTCACCTTCATCGGGCTCGGTCTCTGGGACGAGCGCTCGGTCACCGTCGAGGGACGGGAGGCGCTTCGGGCGGCCGACCGAGTCTTCGCGGAGTTCTACACGAGTCGCCTCGCGGGAACGACCGTCGCCGACCTCGAGTCACACCACGGCGTCGCGATCGAGGTCCGCGACCGCGACGGCGTCGAGCGGGATCCCGAGGCGATCCTCGACGCGGCCGCCGAGGAAGACGTCGCGTTCCTCACCGCCGGCGACACGATGATCTCGACGACGCACGCCGATCTCCGGGTCCGGGCGGCCGAGCGCGGCATCGAGACGCGGGTGATCCACGGGGTCACGGCGCAGTCGGCCGCCTCGTCGCTCACGGGGCTACAGAACTACCGTTTCGGCAAGGCGGTGACGCTCCCGTTCGAGTACGCCCACGGCGCGGAGGGAACCCCGCAGTCGGTGATCGACGGGATCGAGGCGAACCGCGAGCGCGGCCTCCACACGCTGGTGTATCTCGACATCAAGGTCGCCGGATCGTCGCCGGCGGGCCCCGCCGAGGGTGAGCCCGACGAGTACATGACCGCCGACCACGCGGCCGAGGCGCTGGCGCGCGACTGGGACTCCGAGGCCGTCGGCGTCGCGGTCGCGCGGGCGGGAAGCCCGACCCCCGTCGTCGCCGCCGACACGCTCGCGGCGCTCTCCGAGCGCGAGTTCGGCGACCCGCTGCACATGCTCGTGATCCCCGGGGACCTCCATCACCTGGAGGCGGAGGCGCTCGCGGAGTTGGCCGGGTGTCCGCGGGACGCGTTTCCGGCGACTGAGTAG
- a CDS encoding PIN domain-containing protein codes for MSGPGPTPLFVDTGAFFAHFVENSPRHERARAVMNAITAGDLRFRPLYTTGYVLGELATLVLRKAGHGHAMETLRRVRDSSAVTVLHPDGAQFEAVCAEFERFDDQQISFVDHTTGVLARERNVDHVFAFDSDFRTLGFSLVPDDIEIPKR; via the coding sequence ATGAGCGGCCCCGGACCGACGCCCCTGTTCGTCGACACGGGCGCGTTCTTCGCTCACTTCGTCGAGAACTCCCCTCGACACGAGCGGGCTCGCGCGGTGATGAACGCGATCACGGCCGGGGACCTCCGATTCCGTCCGTTGTACACCACCGGCTACGTCCTCGGCGAACTGGCGACGCTCGTGCTCCGGAAGGCGGGCCACGGGCACGCCATGGAGACGCTCCGGCGAGTCCGAGACTCGTCGGCGGTGACGGTTCTGCATCCAGACGGGGCACAGTTCGAGGCGGTCTGTGCGGAGTTCGAGCGCTTCGACGACCAACAGATCTCGTTCGTGGACCACACGACGGGAGTCCTCGCCCGCGAACGGAACGTCGACCACGTGTTCGCGTTCGACAGCGACTTCCGAACGCTTGGGTTCTCGCTCGTTCCCGACGACATCGAGATTCCGAAGCGGTAA
- a CDS encoding helix-turn-helix domain-containing protein — translation MSEGTDRDDRGQFDSGIADDDLLRYFTEGRPFHTAGEVADRFDIDRSTAYRRLRQLAEDGRIEKVTLGSRTVVWWYTADADAATAEEDADDPLFAAPSFAVDEPVDDDEIDDVLYGEIEG, via the coding sequence ATGTCCGAGGGAACCGATCGCGACGACCGCGGCCAGTTCGACTCCGGGATCGCGGACGACGACCTCCTGCGATACTTCACGGAGGGGCGGCCGTTTCACACGGCGGGCGAGGTGGCCGACCGCTTCGACATCGACCGATCGACCGCCTACCGTCGGTTGCGCCAGTTGGCGGAGGACGGGCGTATCGAAAAGGTCACGCTCGGCAGTCGAACCGTGGTCTGGTGGTACACCGCGGACGCTGATGCGGCGACCGCCGAGGAGGACGCCGACGACCCGCTGTTTGCAGCGCCCTCGTTCGCCGTCGACGAACCCGTGGATGACGACGAGATCGACGACGTGCTCTACGGCGAGATCGAGGGATGA
- a CDS encoding cobyric acid synthase: MAGRDEHGRDGDADCDEHGDGDDPDDCNGPDGDAGDGSASAHTLLVAGTASHVGKSTVAAGLCRRLADAGVSVAPFKAQNMSNNARAVVHPDGGYGEVGVSQAVQARAAGVTPTTDHNPVLLKPRGDGESQLVIDGEAVGHYEAGAYYDEYWERAREAVVDAHARLAADHDVIVAEGAGSIAEINLHDRDLANVETARAADASILLVGDIERGGVFASLYGSLELMPADLRERVAGAVITKFRGDPAILESGLAEFEDRTGVPVLDVIPYDDPGLPEEDSVALPAVGERAVVGDDDGVPAERSVTVAVPRLPRASNVTDLGPLSRTPGVRVAYVPPDGDLDGAGAGANADADGVVIPGTKNTVDDLLALREGGLADAIVEFDGPILGICGGYQLLGERITNADIEGTGDAEAVEGLGLLPVVTRFREDKRVRRTETTVDGCGPLAGASGRVSGYEIHMGRSERVGDAGTPVEPGSAAVGAVAGTYLHGVLDAATTRDAFLASVFAHAGVDRPDSRGRTRSPYAAAADLVAGVDLDALGVDPAAAGDRATGGDEGGVGVASDGE; encoded by the coding sequence ATGGCCGGACGCGACGAGCACGGACGCGACGGGGACGCCGACTGCGACGAGCACGGCGACGGCGACGATCCCGACGACTGCAACGGCCCCGATGGCGACGCCGGCGACGGCTCCGCCTCGGCCCACACGCTGCTCGTCGCCGGCACCGCGAGCCACGTGGGCAAGAGCACGGTCGCCGCGGGGCTGTGTCGCCGCCTCGCCGACGCCGGCGTCTCCGTCGCGCCGTTCAAGGCACAGAACATGAGCAACAACGCCCGCGCGGTCGTCCACCCCGACGGCGGGTACGGCGAGGTCGGCGTCTCGCAGGCCGTGCAGGCCCGGGCCGCGGGCGTCACGCCGACGACCGATCACAACCCCGTGTTGCTGAAGCCGCGGGGCGACGGCGAGAGCCAACTCGTGATCGACGGGGAGGCGGTCGGTCACTACGAGGCCGGCGCGTACTACGACGAATACTGGGAGCGCGCGCGGGAGGCGGTCGTCGACGCCCACGCGCGGCTCGCGGCCGACCACGACGTGATCGTCGCCGAGGGGGCCGGCTCGATCGCCGAGATCAACCTCCACGACCGCGACCTCGCGAACGTCGAGACCGCGCGCGCCGCCGACGCGTCGATCCTGCTCGTCGGCGACATCGAGCGCGGCGGCGTGTTCGCCAGCCTCTACGGCAGCCTCGAACTCATGCCCGCGGACCTCCGCGAGCGCGTCGCCGGCGCGGTCATCACGAAGTTCCGCGGCGACCCCGCGATCTTAGAGTCGGGACTCGCGGAGTTCGAGGACCGGACGGGGGTCCCCGTGCTCGACGTGATCCCGTACGACGACCCCGGACTCCCCGAGGAGGACAGCGTCGCCCTTCCGGCGGTCGGCGAGCGCGCCGTCGTCGGCGACGACGACGGGGTCCCGGCCGAGCGGAGCGTCACCGTCGCCGTTCCGCGGCTCCCGCGAGCCTCCAACGTCACCGATCTGGGGCCGCTGTCGCGGACGCCGGGCGTCCGCGTCGCGTACGTCCCGCCGGACGGCGACCTCGACGGCGCGGGCGCTGGCGCGAACGCGGACGCGGACGGGGTCGTGATCCCCGGAACGAAGAACACCGTCGACGACCTGCTGGCGCTTCGCGAGGGCGGACTCGCCGACGCGATCGTCGAGTTCGACGGCCCGATCCTCGGGATCTGCGGCGGGTACCAGCTCCTCGGCGAGCGGATCACGAACGCCGACATCGAGGGGACGGGCGACGCCGAGGCCGTCGAGGGACTCGGACTGCTGCCCGTCGTGACGCGCTTTCGCGAGGACAAACGCGTCCGGCGGACCGAGACGACCGTCGACGGCTGCGGGCCGCTGGCGGGCGCGAGCGGCCGCGTGTCGGGCTACGAGATTCACATGGGTCGCAGCGAGCGCGTCGGCGACGCGGGCACGCCCGTCGAGCCGGGCAGCGCCGCCGTCGGCGCGGTCGCCGGGACGTACCTCCACGGCGTCCTCGACGCCGCGACGACGCGCGACGCCTTCCTCGCGAGCGTCTTCGCGCACGCGGGCGTCGACCGGCCGGACTCGCGAGGGCGGACCCGATCACCGTACGCGGCCGCCGCCGACCTCGTCGCCGGCGTCGACCTCGACGCGCTCGGGGTCGACCCCGCGGCCGCGGGCGACCGGGCAACCGGGGGCGACGAGGGAGGCGTCGGCGTCGCGAGCGACGGGGAGTAG
- a CDS encoding BGTF surface domain-containing protein: MTDYNDKIRALILAALMVFSVFAGTVAFTGTAAAATAETGNSSITPATVDEGTTNTHSITLNATGVDTSGDGNQVFTVVLPEELDLSSGASITDAQVNEGAATIGSTNVDSTTNVVNVTVQDDTSAGGSGTDDTVNISYNLTNVQAPNVDGDFTGQAQFGVDANADGSFGGADDSGPSDFQQLTVTDNTADVDFDRDVSGTNTQLVFQGQTVYSNEFGNGETVQLRRNTSSGSSFVEEGTANDDGEITFETADLQESNYFLRGSSTGDTAFFEVAEQNIDVSADDGEVDNAGSTIETHTVDTNRGGTFSVLISAENGDGDAVSNETLEDIFSDYSVSNVADDSETINVSGVEDGLEIDANFSEVPESNYTISFDVADSTASDTANVNVNDVGAGEVSFAEGTTEVPQGDVAEIDLELSDAATEGTLIIGSESAGYQANVSFTDGDGDGEVTVLFNTYAAGSTGNGTVIEAAGEDDSATLDNSGNADLTDLDNLLDNGEYELAVSTGSAQTTTDNPTDLGSIFIAERSTDDQQLWTAPGGVSDFDADGDDDVDEDDVTALIEDGAVTQDDTITAGDYVIHQVTATGLEGVIDANGGLLGAVENGNITVEITQTNPGRNADPKEVNVTETAANNNNNGIRAIEGDGAFYLIVDSGEIELEDSGNSVEPGDEFNASITVADDRLLGSSDAEDEETVTSSFTVEEESTELDSDPVEVEAAEDQQVSGTTNLAPGTELTIRVRSDDGTQPRFFNTQTVTVQADGSFNASFGFADQSAEDEFSVTVRQGGSTIASADGLVVESTETTEPPADTTEPPADTTEPPADDTTEPPADDTTEPPADDTTEPPADDTTEPPEDDTTTSTSTPGFGAVLALIALVGAALLATRRD; encoded by the coding sequence ATGACAGACTATAACGACAAGATCCGCGCCCTGATCCTGGCGGCGCTGATGGTGTTCTCCGTGTTCGCGGGCACCGTCGCGTTTACCGGGACAGCGGCTGCGGCGACTGCCGAAACCGGAAACAGTTCCATTACTCCGGCTACGGTAGATGAGGGAACGACGAATACGCATAGCATCACACTAAACGCGACCGGCGTTGACACCAGCGGCGACGGAAACCAGGTCTTCACCGTCGTCCTCCCTGAGGAACTTGACCTGAGTAGCGGAGCGAGCATCACCGATGCTCAAGTCAATGAAGGGGCTGCGACTATCGGATCGACGAACGTCGATTCGACCACCAACGTGGTCAACGTCACAGTTCAGGACGATACGAGTGCTGGCGGTTCTGGTACTGATGACACCGTTAACATCTCGTACAACCTGACCAACGTCCAAGCGCCTAACGTCGACGGCGACTTTACTGGTCAGGCTCAGTTCGGTGTTGACGCCAATGCCGATGGCAGCTTCGGCGGTGCCGATGACTCTGGCCCGTCCGACTTCCAGCAGCTCACCGTCACCGACAACACGGCTGACGTTGACTTCGACCGCGACGTGAGCGGTACGAACACCCAGCTGGTGTTCCAGGGTCAGACCGTCTACTCGAACGAGTTCGGCAACGGTGAGACCGTCCAGCTCCGCCGGAACACCTCCAGCGGCAGCAGCTTCGTTGAGGAGGGGACCGCCAACGACGACGGCGAGATCACCTTCGAGACTGCTGACCTGCAGGAGTCCAACTACTTCCTGCGCGGAAGCTCCACGGGCGACACGGCCTTCTTCGAGGTCGCTGAGCAGAATATCGACGTGAGTGCTGACGACGGCGAAGTCGACAACGCCGGCAGCACCATCGAGACGCACACCGTCGACACGAACCGTGGCGGCACCTTCTCGGTGCTCATCAGCGCCGAGAACGGTGACGGCGACGCGGTGAGCAACGAGACGCTGGAGGACATCTTCAGCGATTACTCGGTCTCGAACGTCGCTGACGACTCCGAGACGATCAACGTCTCCGGTGTCGAGGACGGCCTCGAGATTGACGCCAACTTCAGCGAAGTTCCCGAGAGCAACTACACGATTTCGTTCGACGTGGCGGACTCCACGGCGTCCGACACCGCGAACGTCAACGTGAACGATGTCGGTGCCGGCGAAGTCTCCTTCGCTGAGGGTACGACCGAGGTGCCCCAGGGTGACGTCGCCGAGATCGACCTCGAACTGAGCGACGCCGCGACGGAAGGTACGCTCATCATCGGTAGTGAGAGTGCGGGTTACCAGGCCAACGTCTCCTTCACCGACGGTGACGGTGACGGGGAGGTTACGGTCCTGTTCAACACCTATGCGGCCGGCAGCACCGGAAACGGTACTGTCATCGAGGCTGCTGGTGAGGACGACTCCGCCACCCTCGACAACTCCGGTAACGCCGACCTGACCGACCTGGACAACCTCCTCGACAACGGTGAGTACGAGCTCGCCGTGAGTACGGGAAGTGCCCAGACCACGACCGACAACCCGACTGACCTCGGCTCGATCTTCATCGCCGAGCGCTCCACCGACGACCAGCAGCTGTGGACCGCGCCCGGCGGTGTCTCTGACTTCGACGCCGACGGCGACGACGACGTCGACGAGGACGACGTGACCGCTCTCATCGAGGACGGTGCCGTCACGCAGGACGACACCATCACCGCTGGCGACTACGTCATCCACCAGGTCACCGCGACCGGCCTGGAGGGTGTCATCGACGCCAACGGCGGTCTCCTCGGTGCCGTGGAGAACGGTAACATCACGGTCGAGATCACGCAGACCAACCCCGGTCGGAACGCCGACCCCAAGGAAGTCAACGTGACCGAGACCGCGGCCAACAACAACAATAACGGCATCCGCGCCATCGAGGGCGACGGTGCCTTCTACCTCATCGTCGACTCCGGTGAGATCGAACTCGAGGACTCCGGCAACAGCGTCGAGCCCGGTGACGAGTTCAACGCGAGCATCACGGTCGCCGACGACCGTCTGCTCGGCTCCTCCGACGCTGAGGACGAGGAGACGGTGACTTCGAGCTTCACCGTTGAGGAAGAGTCTACTGAGCTCGACAGCGACCCGGTCGAGGTCGAGGCCGCTGAGGATCAGCAGGTCTCCGGCACGACCAACCTCGCGCCCGGCACGGAGCTGACAATCCGCGTCCGCTCCGACGACGGGACGCAGCCGCGGTTCTTCAACACGCAGACGGTGACGGTCCAGGCTGACGGGAGCTTCAACGCCTCCTTCGGCTTCGCTGACCAGTCCGCCGAGGACGAGTTCAGCGTGACCGTCCGCCAGGGTGGCAGCACGATCGCCTCCGCTGACGGCCTCGTCGTCGAGTCCACCGAGACGACGGAGCCGCCTGCGGACACCACGGAGCCGCCCGCGGACACGACCGAGCCGCCTGCGGACGACACCACGGAGCCGCCTGCGGACGACACCACGGAGCCGCCTGCGGACGACACGACTGAGCCGCCCGCGGACGACACCACGGAGCCGCCCGAGGACGACACGACGACGTCCACGTCCACGCCCGGCTTCGGTGCCGTCCTGGCGCTCATCGCACTCGTCGGCGCTGCGCTCCTGGCCACGCGCCGCGACTAA
- a CDS encoding PIN domain-containing protein, whose amino-acid sequence MSVLVDTGVLYAHHDTDASRHDVGARALTRVLGSTEYGRVFTSEYVYDEAVTLTYRRTGRMADAVELGRRIRGEGYPDAIDLLSSSPARFEDAVAAFEQYADHGLSFTDAMTVALVGHHDIDSVLSFDDDFDGVVDRLDPGTVVAE is encoded by the coding sequence ATGAGCGTCCTCGTCGACACCGGCGTCCTCTACGCTCACCACGACACGGACGCGAGTCGCCACGACGTGGGGGCGCGGGCGCTCACTCGGGTACTCGGTTCGACGGAGTACGGCCGGGTGTTCACGAGCGAGTACGTGTACGACGAAGCCGTCACGCTGACGTACCGACGAACGGGCCGGATGGCGGATGCGGTCGAACTCGGCCGCCGGATCCGCGGTGAGGGTTACCCCGACGCGATCGATCTGCTCTCGAGTTCGCCGGCGCGCTTCGAGGACGCCGTCGCCGCCTTCGAGCAGTACGCCGACCACGGGCTCAGCTTCACCGACGCGATGACCGTCGCGCTGGTCGGCCACCACGATATCGACTCGGTTCTGAGCTTCGACGACGACTTCGACGGCGTCGTCGACCGCCTCGACCCTGGAACGGTCGTCGCGGAGTAG
- a CDS encoding adenosylcobinamide amidohydrolase, with protein sequence MTFETRVADGVLRLGRPDTRWLSTGWAGGFADAPAAYNVSVPEGWTHTDLDAYVARRRTDAGFEPAGPTLLTGVDMCHARLARAGPVVAVATAGVSNPAALPMRPEKSDRGVVTGDDAAADEPVGRGTVNVLVATTRRLDDGALANLVAVAAEAKAATLLSATGFPGTTTDAVVAGSARDGEPARFSGSATPVGSAARACVRDAVAASLDARYADDETATLPDSVADAEHGVVTDRETEVFEP encoded by the coding sequence GTGACGTTTGAGACCCGCGTCGCCGACGGCGTCCTCCGGCTCGGACGGCCCGACACGCGGTGGCTCTCGACCGGCTGGGCCGGCGGGTTCGCCGACGCCCCGGCGGCGTACAACGTCTCTGTGCCCGAGGGGTGGACGCACACCGACCTCGACGCGTACGTCGCCCGCCGCCGCACAGACGCCGGGTTCGAGCCCGCCGGGCCGACGCTGCTCACGGGCGTCGACATGTGCCACGCCCGCCTCGCCCGCGCCGGCCCCGTCGTCGCCGTCGCGACCGCGGGCGTCTCCAACCCCGCGGCGCTCCCGATGCGGCCCGAGAAATCGGACCGCGGCGTTGTCACCGGCGACGACGCCGCGGCGGACGAGCCGGTCGGCCGCGGCACGGTGAACGTCCTCGTGGCGACGACCCGCCGCCTCGACGACGGCGCGCTCGCGAACCTCGTCGCCGTCGCCGCCGAGGCGAAGGCGGCGACGCTGTTGTCGGCGACCGGGTTCCCGGGGACGACCACCGACGCGGTCGTCGCCGGCAGCGCCCGCGACGGCGAGCCGGCGCGGTTCTCGGGGAGCGCGACGCCCGTCGGGAGCGCCGCCCGCGCGTGCGTCCGCGACGCCGTGGCCGCCAGCCTCGACGCCCGGTACGCCGACGACGAGACGGCGACGCTCCCGGACAGCGTCGCCGACGCGGAACACGGGGTCGTCACCGACCGCGAGACGGAGGTATTCGAGCCGTGA
- a CDS encoding PIN domain-containing protein, with translation MILDTQYLGELANGNQDARRLAEELDDRAAPVRIPAGVVWEVMYGLGRTDRTLAGTRRIYETLFESSTVIPFDDHAARRAGTLRGKHSGSDDRRTLDGADSMVAAHGLLLNEAVVSNDSDLQDVEGLDVVTY, from the coding sequence GTGATCCTCGACACGCAGTACCTCGGGGAACTCGCGAACGGGAACCAGGACGCACGTCGGCTCGCGGAGGAGTTAGACGACCGAGCCGCGCCGGTCCGAATCCCGGCCGGCGTCGTCTGGGAAGTGATGTACGGACTCGGGAGGACCGACCGCACGCTCGCCGGCACGCGTCGGATATACGAGACGCTGTTCGAGTCCTCGACGGTGATCCCGTTCGACGACCACGCGGCCCGACGGGCGGGCACCCTTCGAGGGAAACACAGCGGATCCGACGATCGACGCACGCTGGACGGTGCCGACTCGATGGTCGCGGCACACGGGCTCCTGTTGAACGAAGCGGTGGTGTCGAACGACTCGGACCTTCAGGACGTCGAGGGGCTGGACGTGGTTACGTACTGA
- a CDS encoding AbrB/MazE/SpoVT family DNA-binding domain-containing protein has product MSESTRVTEKGQATIPKPLREKYDLEPGDEVVWIDTDDGIVVKKRTRTAGRGLLVPDDTSEEKREEVAEELRRRVRDRRDRNYGEA; this is encoded by the coding sequence GTGAGCGAGTCCACGCGCGTCACCGAGAAGGGACAGGCGACGATTCCCAAGCCGCTGCGTGAGAAGTACGACCTCGAACCCGGCGACGAGGTCGTCTGGATCGACACCGACGACGGTATCGTCGTGAAAAAGCGCACGCGAACCGCCGGACGGGGACTGCTGGTGCCCGACGACACGTCCGAGGAGAAGCGCGAGGAGGTCGCCGAGGAACTGCGACGCCGGGTCCGCGACCGTCGCGACCGCAACTACGGGGAGGCCTGA
- a CDS encoding cob(I)yrinic acid a,c-diamide adenosyltransferase codes for MTDTNATADDTTDDPNRARDDDRPEEAEVADDPRARTPGKGVTPAARDIEPAAPEEFGLVQTWWGDGKGKTTAALGMAFRAAGHGYRVHVLQFMKGGADSVEDVRGEYNAIAAMPGISYENSGHYGWHAMPDGSDEADHESRARAGFERARELVEGWNSVDLTAPLPLDGDPAEGAHMLVLDEVVYAANRDLVDPDDLLALIDDAPDGLELVLTGGHERPDYLAEASDLITNVRKEAHPFDDGHRARKGTEY; via the coding sequence ATGACCGACACGAACGCGACAGCCGACGACACGACCGACGACCCGAACCGCGCACGCGACGACGACCGACCGGAGGAGGCCGAAGTCGCCGACGACCCCCGCGCCCGCACGCCGGGGAAAGGCGTCACCCCCGCCGCACGCGACATCGAGCCGGCAGCGCCCGAGGAGTTCGGGCTGGTGCAGACGTGGTGGGGCGACGGGAAGGGGAAGACGACCGCCGCGCTCGGGATGGCGTTCCGGGCGGCCGGCCACGGCTACCGCGTGCACGTCCTCCAGTTCATGAAGGGCGGCGCGGACAGCGTCGAGGACGTGCGCGGGGAGTACAACGCGATCGCCGCGATGCCGGGGATCAGCTACGAGAACTCCGGCCACTACGGCTGGCACGCCATGCCCGACGGCTCCGACGAGGCCGACCACGAGTCCCGCGCCCGCGCCGGCTTCGAACGCGCCCGCGAGCTGGTCGAGGGGTGGAACTCGGTCGACCTGACGGCCCCGCTTCCGCTCGACGGCGACCCCGCCGAAGGCGCGCACATGCTCGTGCTCGACGAGGTCGTCTACGCCGCGAACCGCGACCTCGTCGACCCCGACGACCTGCTCGCGCTGATCGACGACGCGCCCGACGGCCTGGAACTGGTGCTCACGGGCGGGCACGAGCGGCCCGACTACCTCGCGGAGGCGTCCGACCTGATCACGAACGTCCGCAAGGAGGCCCACCCGTTCGACGACGGCCACCGCGCCCGCAAGGGCACCGAGTACTGA